A portion of the Manduca sexta isolate Smith_Timp_Sample1 chromosome 20, JHU_Msex_v1.0, whole genome shotgun sequence genome contains these proteins:
- the LOC115445671 gene encoding F-box only protein 28 isoform X2, producing MVSTRQMSSVGGGNGSGDGSGPSHAEPVAVSRVTRHSSALMPGGSSPHASTSKCNAIVPAPKTYTTNILDLPVEVIEKIFFYLGFKTVSQLRMVNRQFNTVCSTILNSTFQRLQNQMLHRFQSIKAKMPRRESARRSHPLACESDIIETLHMRLSLLQMTFGKHIERKHCCFFPGEILDEVYSILSYLKTTTKLARPYKVTDELFDLTTMAMEYFKEHIEPNLPEITYFGTDFFDITTAFSPGESSKSYICLDSPPPSGFDSAASQQAANSNGDRRVSSLNLYMEESLPPSPPPPQSNMVLRKRIHRIKQGMKKYNDQLSALRSDLRSCKRKTALQQKQIAEQQKQIAEQQKQTLEYANRLDDYDKKNEETSRKFQTLLQELNKCKTELQYWRSRSPAVPPLCAECGASLRLSPTSSLAQWAAGTSAESVEGEVSMNLEVAVAVATGGVTEPATEVKGETKTKSEAKPDTKSKSDSKSETKLKPDVKQETKSKPDSKSEVKFKECKADSGNEASAATPPSRRRASADAGGAAGGATPERKKRRFTRPRKL from the exons ATGGTGTCAACGAGGCAGATGAGTAGTGTGGGTGGTGGTAATGGGAGCGGCGACGGGTCGGGTCCGTCTCATGCGGAGCCCGTGGCGGTGTCCCGCGTGACACGCCACTCGAGCGCTTTGATGCCCGGGGGCTCCTCGCCACACGCCAGCACCTCTAAATGCAACGCCATAGTTCCAGCTCCCAAGACCTACACTACAAATATATTAGATCTGCCTGTTGAAGTGATTGAGAAGATTTTTTTCTACCTGGGATTTAAAACAGTTTCACAACTGAGAATG GTCAATCGTCAGTTCAATACAGTATGTAGtactattttaaattctacattTCAACGTCTACAAAATCAGATGTTACATAGATTTCAATCAATTAAAGCTAAGATGCCACGAAGAGAGTCCGCCCGTAGAAGCCATCCACTTGCGTGCGAGTCAGACATCATTGAAACTTTGCACATGAGACTGAGCTTACTGCAGATGACATTTGGCAAACATATTGAGAGGAAACACTGCTGTTTCTTCCCAGGAGAG atattagatGAGGTGTacagtattttgtcttatttaaaaacaacaacCAAACTAGCCAGGCCTTACAAAGTAACAGATGAACTGTTTGACTTGACAACAATGGCTATGGAATATTTCAAGGAACACATTGAACCAAATTTACCAGAAATTACATATTTCGGTACAGACTTCTTTGATATCACCACGGCGTTTTCAC cCGGCGAAAGCAGTAAGTCTTACATCTGTCTTGACTCGCCCCCGCCCAGTGGTTTTGATTCTGCCGCGTCACAACAAGCGGCCAATTCTAATGGCGACCGAAGGGTGTCGTCGCTCAACTTGTACATGGAAGAGAGCTTGCCGCCCTCGCCGCCACCGCCGCAAAGCAACATGGTGCTCCGGAAACGGATACACCGCATTAAACAAGGAATGAAAAA GTACAACGATCAACTGTCGGCGTTACGAAGCGACCTGCGTAGCTGTAAACGCAAAACTGCACTTCAACAGAAACAAATAGCGGAACAGCAGAAACAAATTGCTGAACAGCAAAAGCAAACGTTAGAATACGCGAATCGTCTCGACGATTACGACAAGAAAAATGAGGAAACTAGCCGCAAATTTCAGACTTTGTTACAG gaattaaataaatgcaaaacgGAGTTGCAATATTGGCGATCTCGATCGCCAGCTGTGCCGCCGCTGTGCGCTGAATGCGGTGCTTCCCTCAGGTTATCACCGACGTCTTCGTTGGCTCAG TGGGCCGCCGGCACGAGTGCGGAATCCGTGGAGGGTGAAGTGTCGATGAACTTGGAGGTCGCCGTTGCGGTGGCCACCGGCGGCGTCACGGAACCTGCCACCGAGGTCAAGGGAGAGACGAAGACAAAATCGGAGGCGAAGCCCGATACTAAATCCAAATCCGATTCAAAATCGGAAACCAAATTAAAACCGGATGTAAAACAGGAAACCAAAAGTAAACCGGACAGCAAGTCTGAAGTGAAGTTTAAAGAGTGCAAGGCGGACTCCGGCAACGAGGCGTCAGCCGCCACGCCGCCCAGCCGGCGCCGCGCCTCGGCCgacgcgggcggcgcggcgggcggcgccaCGCCCGAGCGCAAGAAGCGCCGCTTCACGCGCCCGCGCAAGCTCTGA
- the LOC115445671 gene encoding F-box only protein 28 isoform X1 yields the protein MATILEFTRWCSNFQILQSLKLAKMVSTRQMSSVGGGNGSGDGSGPSHAEPVAVSRVTRHSSALMPGGSSPHASTSKCNAIVPAPKTYTTNILDLPVEVIEKIFFYLGFKTVSQLRMVNRQFNTVCSTILNSTFQRLQNQMLHRFQSIKAKMPRRESARRSHPLACESDIIETLHMRLSLLQMTFGKHIERKHCCFFPGEILDEVYSILSYLKTTTKLARPYKVTDELFDLTTMAMEYFKEHIEPNLPEITYFGTDFFDITTAFSPGESSKSYICLDSPPPSGFDSAASQQAANSNGDRRVSSLNLYMEESLPPSPPPPQSNMVLRKRIHRIKQGMKKYNDQLSALRSDLRSCKRKTALQQKQIAEQQKQIAEQQKQTLEYANRLDDYDKKNEETSRKFQTLLQELNKCKTELQYWRSRSPAVPPLCAECGASLRLSPTSSLAQWAAGTSAESVEGEVSMNLEVAVAVATGGVTEPATEVKGETKTKSEAKPDTKSKSDSKSETKLKPDVKQETKSKPDSKSEVKFKECKADSGNEASAATPPSRRRASADAGGAAGGATPERKKRRFTRPRKL from the exons ATGGCCACCATTTTAGAATTTACTCGGTGGTGttcaaa TTTTCAGATActacaaagtttaaaattgGCAAAGATGGTGTCAACGAGGCAGATGAGTAGTGTGGGTGGTGGTAATGGGAGCGGCGACGGGTCGGGTCCGTCTCATGCGGAGCCCGTGGCGGTGTCCCGCGTGACACGCCACTCGAGCGCTTTGATGCCCGGGGGCTCCTCGCCACACGCCAGCACCTCTAAATGCAACGCCATAGTTCCAGCTCCCAAGACCTACACTACAAATATATTAGATCTGCCTGTTGAAGTGATTGAGAAGATTTTTTTCTACCTGGGATTTAAAACAGTTTCACAACTGAGAATG GTCAATCGTCAGTTCAATACAGTATGTAGtactattttaaattctacattTCAACGTCTACAAAATCAGATGTTACATAGATTTCAATCAATTAAAGCTAAGATGCCACGAAGAGAGTCCGCCCGTAGAAGCCATCCACTTGCGTGCGAGTCAGACATCATTGAAACTTTGCACATGAGACTGAGCTTACTGCAGATGACATTTGGCAAACATATTGAGAGGAAACACTGCTGTTTCTTCCCAGGAGAG atattagatGAGGTGTacagtattttgtcttatttaaaaacaacaacCAAACTAGCCAGGCCTTACAAAGTAACAGATGAACTGTTTGACTTGACAACAATGGCTATGGAATATTTCAAGGAACACATTGAACCAAATTTACCAGAAATTACATATTTCGGTACAGACTTCTTTGATATCACCACGGCGTTTTCAC cCGGCGAAAGCAGTAAGTCTTACATCTGTCTTGACTCGCCCCCGCCCAGTGGTTTTGATTCTGCCGCGTCACAACAAGCGGCCAATTCTAATGGCGACCGAAGGGTGTCGTCGCTCAACTTGTACATGGAAGAGAGCTTGCCGCCCTCGCCGCCACCGCCGCAAAGCAACATGGTGCTCCGGAAACGGATACACCGCATTAAACAAGGAATGAAAAA GTACAACGATCAACTGTCGGCGTTACGAAGCGACCTGCGTAGCTGTAAACGCAAAACTGCACTTCAACAGAAACAAATAGCGGAACAGCAGAAACAAATTGCTGAACAGCAAAAGCAAACGTTAGAATACGCGAATCGTCTCGACGATTACGACAAGAAAAATGAGGAAACTAGCCGCAAATTTCAGACTTTGTTACAG gaattaaataaatgcaaaacgGAGTTGCAATATTGGCGATCTCGATCGCCAGCTGTGCCGCCGCTGTGCGCTGAATGCGGTGCTTCCCTCAGGTTATCACCGACGTCTTCGTTGGCTCAG TGGGCCGCCGGCACGAGTGCGGAATCCGTGGAGGGTGAAGTGTCGATGAACTTGGAGGTCGCCGTTGCGGTGGCCACCGGCGGCGTCACGGAACCTGCCACCGAGGTCAAGGGAGAGACGAAGACAAAATCGGAGGCGAAGCCCGATACTAAATCCAAATCCGATTCAAAATCGGAAACCAAATTAAAACCGGATGTAAAACAGGAAACCAAAAGTAAACCGGACAGCAAGTCTGAAGTGAAGTTTAAAGAGTGCAAGGCGGACTCCGGCAACGAGGCGTCAGCCGCCACGCCGCCCAGCCGGCGCCGCGCCTCGGCCgacgcgggcggcgcggcgggcggcgccaCGCCCGAGCGCAAGAAGCGCCGCTTCACGCGCCCGCGCAAGCTCTGA
- the LOC115445652 gene encoding max-like protein X, whose amino-acid sequence MYPRCGSSGSIQNIHQTPSSSNQNTEDEDDSGDNKTSALSFKERRREAHTQAEQKRRDAIKKGYDSLQELVPTCQQTDASGYKPSKAAVLQKSIDYIQYLLQQRRRQEEERNALRKDVIALRIMQANYEQIVKAQHSVPGFNEQRLTDQDKFQVFQGIMDKLFESFESVPTNNFAEFSAGVFNWLEEYCKPQSLRTMVHGVLREQNYTP is encoded by the exons ATGTATCCTCGTTGTGGAAGTAGCGGATCTATTCAGAATATACACCAAACGCCTTCATCTTCTAATCAAAACACAG AAGATGAAGATGACAGTGGTGATAACAAGACTTCAGCGCTCAGTTTCAAAGAGAGGAGAAGAGAAGCTCATACTCAA GCAGAACAAAAAAGAAGAGACGCTATTAAGAAAGGCTATGATTCACTTCAAGAGTTAGTGCCAACATGTCAACAGACTGACGCGTCGGGGTACAAACCAAGCAAGGCAGCT GTCCTCCAAAAATCAATAGACTACATCCAGTACTTACTGCAGCAGCGACGTCGGCAAGAAGAAGAGCGCAATGCCCTTCGCAAAGATGTTATCGCACTGCGCATAATGCAAGCCAACTACGAACAGATTGTGAAGGCGCAACATTCCGTACCTGGATTTAATGAGCAAAGACTGACGGATCAGGATAAGTTCCAAGTG TTCCAGGGCATAATGGACAAACTGTTTGAGTCTTTCGAGTCGGTCCCAACAAACAACTTCGCCGAGTTTTCCGCTGGAGTATTTAACTGGCTAGAGGAATACTGCAAGCCCCAGTCATTGCGGACGATGGTTCACGGGGTCCTTAGGGAGCAAAACTACACTCCTTAA